DNA from Desulfarculus baarsii DSM 2075:
TCGAGGTGCCCCTGGTGCGGAGCCGCGATGAGGCCCTGGCCGCCCCGGGTGGTAAAGGCGTAATGGAGCGCGTCGGTCGAGAGCACGATGGACTTGCCCACGTCCCGGCCGTCGAGGTGGATGATGTTCTTGGCCGGGCAGCGCAGGTCCTCCACCTGGTGCGGCCAGTAGTCGCGGCCTGAGCCATCCCGGTTGTAGAGGTAGGCTTGCCCCCACAACACGGGATCGCTCAGGGTCGCCGCAAGTTTGCGCTCCTTGTCGGTTACCGCCATCAGTGCATTCCCGTCCTCAAGGCGCTGCCGAGGATGGTGCCCACCAGTTCCGTCAGGATCTGCTGCACGGCCAGAGTGTTCTTCCTGTCGTGGACAGCCTCCTGAATGTCGATGATGGCCTGGTCCAACTCCGCCCAGGCCAGGTACTGCTGCTGGGCCGCTTCCAGACGGCCGAGGGCGTTCTCAATCCGTCCCGCCGCCAGCTCGGTGCCGATTTCGACCAGGGCCTCACCGGCCTGGCGGACGGCATCGCTGTTTTCCTGAAGGATCTCTTTCATTGGCCTGCCTCCTGGTTCGAGCCGTTGGCCCACTGGTCAAGGGCGTCCACGGCGGTCTGCAGGCGCAGGCCGACACCGGTCAGGCGCTCGGCGTCCGGGTGGCCGACCTCGCGTAGCGCCTTGTTGGCCTCGGTCACATACTCGGGTGTGTGGCGGTTGACGGTGGCCACTGCCGACTGGATCTGGGCCGGAGGCCGGTAGGTGGCGCAGCCGGTCATGATCCCGGCCAGGACCAGCGGGATGGTCCATTCGAGTGTCTTCTTCAACATGTTGATCTCCTTTGGTTTATGGGTTTGGGGCACATGCAGAAAGATCTCTGCAAACACTTGATTTCCAACGAAATAGAAGCGTCATTGGATGTGACGCGGGATGGTCCCGCATCCACGAAAACCGGAACCGGAGGCAGGCCATGACCTACGACAGAAACCGCCAGCAGGCACTCAAGGCGTACCGAGAAAAGCAGGAGAACATCGCCCGGCTGATCGAGGGCATTCGCGGCAAGCTCGAAGCGGACGCGAAGCAGCCGGACATCACCTGGGCGAGCGTCGGCTCCCTCGGCCACGTCGAGGAACTGCTGCGGGAGCTTGACGAGTTCCTGTCCTGAACACACCGGGCCACCGACAAAGGAGACATCGACATGACCGAATGCACCGTGCATCAAGCCGCCGAGGCTTTCATCGGCTACCTGCGGGAATCCGGAAAGAAAGAGCGGACCCTTTACACCTACCGGAAGGACCTCGACGCGGTGGAGGCCTTCTTCGGCGCGGATCGCCAGCTCGCCGAGATCCGGCTTCCCCAGGTCGGCAAGTTCTACAAGTCCGACCTGCTGCTCAAACTCCCTGACGGCAAGGAGCGGGCCGAGCGCACCATTGCCAAGACCGTCCGGGTGTTCCGCATGATGATGGTCTGGGCCAGGGAGTCGGGGCGCATCGAGGAGCTGCCGCTGCCCAAGAGCACGCCCATGGGCCACAGCCGGGTAAAGGAGTCCAGCGATGAGCAACCGAACGGCTGACCTCGATCTGACGGGCGCGACAGAGGCGTTCTGTGCCCGCCTGTCGGCCGAAGGACGCTCCCCGGCGACCATAGCCGCATACCGCCGGGACCTCGCCCTGGTGGCTCGCGTGGCCGGGGAGCTGGCCCCGGGTATCGTCTGTCGGGCGGTCACGGCAGGATTCCTCGACCAGGTGTTTTCCGACGGGGCGGTCACCGAGAGTGAGCGCGGCCCACGCTCGGCGGCCTCGGTCCATCGGATGAAGGCGGCGGTGCGAGCCTTTTTCGCCTGGGCCGTCGAAGTGGGCGTGGTCGATGACAATCCGGCTCGGTCCATCCGCATGCATCGGTTGCCGAGAAAACTGCCGGTGTTCCTGACCACCGCCGAAAAGAAACGTCTGCTCAAGGAGCTCAAGGGACGGACCGACTTCTCCGCGCTGCGCGACCGCGCCATGATCGAGGTGCTGCTGGGCACAGGGATCAGGCTTGGCGAGCTGGCCGCGCTCGACATGGATGACATCGACCTCGACGCCAAGCATCTGCGGGTGCGGGCCAAGGGAAATGTGCCGCAGGTCAAGTTCATCAAGACCGACCTCCGCACATTGCTGCGCCGTTACCTGGCCGAGCGTCGTCGACATGGCCGCCCGGAAATGGAAGCCCTGTTCCTGTCGAACCGGGACGGCAGACTCTGCCAGCGGCAGATAGCCAACCGGCTCGCTCACTGGCTGCGGAAGGCCGGGATCGAAAAGGAACTGACGCCGCACGGGCTGCGGCATACCTTCGCCACCCACCTCTACAGCGCGACCAATGACCTGCTCGTGGTGCAGCGGGCCTTGGGGCACCGGGACGTGTCCACCACCCAGGTCTACACCCACCTCGTGGACGGTCAGCTCGAGGAAGCCCTCGAACGCCTCTGATCCTTCCGGACCCGACGATGGGAGCGGCCTCGGCTGCTCCTGTTTTCGTTGGGCGAGACAGTGTCGAAGACAGTGAGTGACAGTGCCCGCAGAAGAACACGTCCGCCGATGATGAATGATCATGACGGAGGGTCTCTGCCTCCCGGGCGGAGCGGGTAATATCGATTGACCATAATTTCTCCTTCGCTGTCTGTCGGCCGCACATGGCTATAACTGCTTGGCTTATGCGCTCCGGGCGCGGAACACACATGGCAATATCTGCTTGGCTTATGCGATGGCTGCTGGCGAAGGAATGGCTGTTTGCGGGGCTTGTCCGGTTCGGCCTGGGTCTCGACATGCCAATATCTACTTGGGTTGTGTGAGAGAGCCCCGGCGTGAACATGCCTATATCTGCTTGGCTTATGCGGTTCGGCTTATGCGCACACATGCCAAGCGGATATCGGGAGCTGCTGGAGGAAGTCGAGGAGTGGAAATGATGATCGACGGCCGGTGAATGCCGATTCCGAAAGTGCAAGGAACACGTCTTATCCGCAATTCCTGGTGTAGCTGTCTGCCGCAAGTCGCCGTGTGCCGGGGTCATCGGAAAAGCCCTCCATGGTGTTATCCGCAATTCTTTCCGCGTTTCTTGCGGCCGGAGGTTTTCGTTGCCGGGGCGTTGGCGGCCTCGGCCACCTTCTCGAGCAGCGCCGCCGCCCATTCCGCCGGAGAGGTCTGCGGGCCTTTCGGCTCCTCACCCTCGCGGGCAATCTTGGTGGTCTTGAGATCCTTCATGTGGCAGCGGATCATCCGGTCGAGCTTTTCGGCGGCGTCGGTGTTCCCCTCGATCTGGGCGCGGACCAGCTTCACCGAATAGACGCCCACCAACTCCACCTGCAGGAAGTCGCTGGACTTGTTGAACTCGAAGTCCTGGTTGAGGCGGTCGATGATCGCGTCGAACATGACCTTCTCTTCCGGCGTCAGGCAGCGGTCGGCGAAGATGCCGTGACGCAGCCGGTTCTGGTTGCCCTCGGGCGCACCAGGCCCGCGCCGGGGCGGTTCGGTCTTACCCTCGTTGCGGTGCCAGCGGTCCAGCGTCTCTTTGTCCGGTTTGTTCAGTGCCACGTGGAAATCCTGCCGAATATTGTTTTCCCAAGCCGGGATGCGGGGCGGGAGGCCGATTTAGCCTCCAAACGCGCTCCCGCCGGTTCAGTGGTTACTTACCGGAAGCGGCGGCCAACTGTCGGTCCCGGTCCTGTTTTCGTTCGGCGGCGATGATCTGGTTGACCCGGCGAGTGGTCACTCCAGCGAGGTTGGAGATCTCCTGGCTGCTGATCCCCTGCATATGAAGGGCAAGCACCAGGTCGCGGCGCTCCTGGTAAAAGCGGCTCGGTGCCGGGACCCAGAGAATCCCGGTGTAATGCTTCTGGATCTGCTCGAAGAGTTCCTCGGGCAGAACATCCTTGGCGTTGGCGTAGCGTTTCTTTTTCTTCACGGCTCAATCCTCCACTTTCTTCATCCACGGCTGCGGCACGTCCGGGTTGTAGAACCGCAGCGTGCTGGGACGCCCGGACTTCGGCCCGTGGATAATTTCGATAGAACGCTCGGTGACCTCGCCAATCTCCTGATCGCCATCGACGAAGCAGACCAGGCCGTAGTCCTCGCCGCAGGGAAACCGGAAGCGGCCCTGGTTCTGATAGAGGCGTGCCTCGGACCAGCCCTTGGCCATGGCCTCCTCACGGATGGCGTCGACCTTGGCGACAGCCTGGGAAGTCACCGGCTGCTTACATTTCCAAGCTTGGTTCCCGGGATAAATCCAGTCCTTTCTGGGAGCTTCGACGGGTTTCTCCTGGGGCTCGGGACGAAGCGCGGGTGGCCGGTAGTTCTTCGGGGAAAAGGACTGCAGGACCTCCTGGAGGCTTTCCTTGCCGAATTCCCGGATGGCCAGCTCCTGCAGGGCGTTGAATCGCTGCCGCAGCGTATTCCAGGCATCCTCGGGGAGCTTTCCGGCCTTGTGCGCGGCTTGGGCGGTGACCATGCGGGAACGTAGCCAGGCAAAGTATTCAGGCGACAGACGGCGACACAGCGTGCCGTCGATCTCCATGTCTTCAGGCCAGTCGCGTGCGTCTTCGATCTCGTGGACGTCGAGCCCAGTGGAGACATAGATGGCGGGCTGCGGTGGTTGCGGTGGTAATAATGGGACTTCACATCCGGCCGAGGCGTCCTGACCTCCGGCGGTGTGCTTGATCATGGTTTTCAGAAGGCTCATGGTTTCAGGCTCCAGAAATACGGGTTAATCGCTTTTCCCGTTACTTACCGGATCTGCCCTGAAACCGTCGGTGACCATCTGCTGCGGTGGATACGTGCGGTGGCTGCGGTGGTCGTGCGGTGGAAGGTTTCCTCGTCCCACCGCAGGGCATGGCTCTTTGTTTGTTATTTGTTTTTAGATAGTTATGAAGAAAGAGAAGATAGAGTGCGGTGGTTGCGGTGGTATTTGGGGAATGTCTCTCTCGCTGGGCCGGAATTTCTCTAGCGGGAAACGCCAGGTTGGTAGGAAGGAAAAATATTTCAGCCCATAGGGGGTGAGACCTCTGGGTTTACCACCGCAACCACCGCAAAGGCCATGAAAGCTCTGTCTGGCAAGGGTTTGGCGTGCGGTGGTTATCCACCGCAAGGGACAGCGGTGTTCACCGCACCACCGCAAAAGAAAAGGACGCCCGAGAGCGTCCTGGATGATTTGGTCAGATGGCGTGGAGTTAGAGATTGGCAGTCTTGACGATCCGGTATTCGAAGTTCTTGGTGTGGGCGTTGCGCTGCCGGTCGATGTCAAACCCGGCGTCCCGGATGACGTCCAGGTCGTTGCTGATGCGCCGACCGAGCTGGGCGGGCTTCTTGTATTCGAACTCGAGGTTGAATTCCCGGCCGACCCTGCGCAGCGCCGCGAGCAGCCGTCCCGCCGACACCGGTTCCATGGTGTTCTCGTTCTCGAACCTCACCTGATAGCGTTCGATGAACCCCACCACGTGGTTTGCCCGGTCGTCCTCGCCGTAGCGGGCCTTCTCGTCCAGTTCCACCGCGTTCCGGTAGGCATGGAAGAGCGACGCCAGCGCCGTGGCAATGGGGTTCGACTCCCGGGCCATTTCCTGGCTGGTGTCGTTGATGGAATGGATCTGCTCGATGAACAGCGGGCTCAGCTCCTCGAGTCCGGTGGTCACCTCGTGCTCCTCGGACCCGGCCAGCATCATCAGATACATCAGGCTCAGATAGTCGTTGCACCGGCGCTTGCCATGGGTCGGCATGGTTCGGTGCAGCAGACGCATGACCTGTTTCTGGGCTCCGTCCCGAATCATCGCCAACACATGGCTGGTCCGCTTCATGATGGCCGAGATGATCAGGTCCCGGTTCTGCTGGATGGCGGAGATGACCTCCGATTCCAGAAAGCAGTCGCTGGCCTGGTTGGCGAGGTCGAAGTTGATAACGAAGGACCTCGACAGTATCTCCGAAAGCTCCCCGCACAGCGGCTCGATGCCGGTGGTGTTCAGCAGGCATTTGGTCCGCTCGGTGATGGTCTCGCTGTCTGTGCCGCTCTTGCGTTTCTCCTTGGCGATGCCGGTGATGCTGGTCAGCATGAAGGTGGTCAGATCCTCGGTCATCTGCTTGACCTCGATGTTGTCGAGGACGATGAGCGGGTTCTGCGAGCCATCGGTGTAGTTCGCCGCGTCGGTGGCTTTCTTGTGCTGGGGCTCGCCGTAAAGCAGCGTCGACGTGATCTTGCTGGCGGTGGTCTTGCCCGATCCGGCCGAACCCTCGAAGCGGGTCATGGGCCGCGTCCCGGCGAAGTCGATCAGCAGGAAACAGGAGAGCCAGGAAAGGATGAGAAATCGATCCCCCTGCGGACAGGTCATATTGCCCACCAGCAGATCGACCAGGAGCCGGTCCGCCTCTTCGAGGTCGGCGTCGGGCAGGAATTTCAGCGGCTTCATCTTGCGCGAGCCGTCCAGGATGATGCCGTCCTCGTTGCCGCCGTTCTTCATGATCTGAATCTCGTCCGGGGTGATCTTGGCGATCTCGTGCTCCGGATTGTTCAGGTTGAAATAGACGGTGTAGGAGGCCACATCGGTGTGCAGCCAGGAAAAATGGTCGCGCACCTGGCCACGGATCATCGCCAGGCTTGGCAACACCTCGAAAAATGTCCGTCCGCCGTTGGAGGTCGGCACCATGCCCGCGTGCTTATAGAGCATGGCCGCGTAATGGCGCTTGCGGCCCCGGTCCGGCGAATCCATCCAGTAGATGGCGTTGTCGAAATACATGAACGGCTCGCCCTGCAGGGTGTGAAAGAACTGGGCACCGTTGGCGGTAAACCAGTCGTAGGCGGCCTCGGCGGCCAGTGTGTAGTCGGGAGCGCCGTTCTCCAGTTCTGTGTCGATCAGCACCTCGTCGACCCGGGCGCGGCATGATCCGGGCATCGCGCCGGACATCCGCTTGGCCTTCTTCTTTTCGTTACGGAACTCGACCTTGCGGTCCTTCTGGATGGCGCGGATCTGCTCTTTCAGGGTGCCCATCGAAACGCCACCGCCGATGCGCTCCTGCACCAGCTTCAGCAGGCGGGCCTGTTCCAGCGGCGACTGCTCGGAAATCTCCCTCAGGATCGGTTCGAGCAGGCGGTTGCGTTCCTCCTCTTCAGCGCCCTCGGGTAGCGAG
Protein-coding regions in this window:
- a CDS encoding tyrosine-type recombinase/integrase; amino-acid sequence: MSNRTADLDLTGATEAFCARLSAEGRSPATIAAYRRDLALVARVAGELAPGIVCRAVTAGFLDQVFSDGAVTESERGPRSAASVHRMKAAVRAFFAWAVEVGVVDDNPARSIRMHRLPRKLPVFLTTAEKKRLLKELKGRTDFSALRDRAMIEVLLGTGIRLGELAALDMDDIDLDAKHLRVRAKGNVPQVKFIKTDLRTLLRRYLAERRRHGRPEMEALFLSNRDGRLCQRQIANRLAHWLRKAGIEKELTPHGLRHTFATHLYSATNDLLVVQRALGHRDVSTTQVYTHLVDGQLEEALERL
- a CDS encoding CHC2 zinc finger domain-containing protein, giving the protein MSMGGTDNVREYYRLVTEIDIGDVARELLPGRITQETGQRLMCDCPNHQSQSRLSLHVMLDKQGWYCFGCGVGGDVLQLVEFIQTGSVTAGQSGPMPDSHRQARDYLAKKAGLPPLSRYGLSQERLAQTEADRAFELRVKDALTALARLYHARLKESPEVLDWLKSKYALSEETIDDLLIGYADNASGAVAQLTRGEDGFSKRELAATGAFRPTSQDGLTPFFERRIVFPYWSRGRVVFMIGRKTPWTPDVGWEQGKYKKLPVHDEHQRPYVADFINNALLFNEDCLLARPGKVIITEGVTDCLALMQLGLPTVSPVTVRIRAADWERLIPKLRGVETVYICQDNELSQAGLKGALQTARTLAEHKIDTRLVTLPLSETQISARQELTKRFGLTASVGPKELAKLLAGRPAEEIQAAEALLATAKIDVNDYIAAGHTREDFERLLAEASTPIEFGVRSLPEGAEEEERNRLLEPILREISEQSPLEQARLLKLVQERIGGGVSMGTLKEQIRAIQKDRKVEFRNEKKKAKRMSGAMPGSCRARVDEVLIDTELENGAPDYTLAAEAAYDWFTANGAQFFHTLQGEPFMYFDNAIYWMDSPDRGRKRHYAAMLYKHAGMVPTSNGGRTFFEVLPSLAMIRGQVRDHFSWLHTDVASYTVYFNLNNPEHEIAKITPDEIQIMKNGGNEDGIILDGSRKMKPLKFLPDADLEEADRLLVDLLVGNMTCPQGDRFLILSWLSCFLLIDFAGTRPMTRFEGSAGSGKTTASKITSTLLYGEPQHKKATDAANYTDGSQNPLIVLDNIEVKQMTEDLTTFMLTSITGIAKEKRKSGTDSETITERTKCLLNTTGIEPLCGELSEILSRSFVINFDLANQASDCFLESEVISAIQQNRDLIISAIMKRTSHVLAMIRDGAQKQVMRLLHRTMPTHGKRRCNDYLSLMYLMMLAGSEEHEVTTGLEELSPLFIEQIHSINDTSQEMARESNPIATALASLFHAYRNAVELDEKARYGEDDRANHVVGFIERYQVRFENENTMEPVSAGRLLAALRRVGREFNLEFEYKKPAQLGRRISNDLDVIRDAGFDIDRQRNAHTKNFEYRIVKTANL